In the Deinococcus malanensis genome, one interval contains:
- a CDS encoding quinone-dependent dihydroorotate dehydrogenase, which translates to MYRQVIKPALFCLDAEDAHHLTVNALALASRVPGWPAVARRLSAPADPRLVQTLWGHTYTSPVGLAAGLDKNGVAVPAFSALGFGFVEVGTVTPQPQAGNERPRLFRLPPDGALINRMGFNNAGAEALRARLSRLGRRTVPVWVNIGKNKLTQDASQDYVACVKALYDVADAFVVNVSSPNTPGLRALQASAELEVLLRAVLNEAEAQRLRTARRTPPVLVKLAPDLHPADFEASVGAAMNAGVQGLIVSNTTLSRDGLTHTHREQAGGLSGRPLTRRATALVRDAYRLTRGAVPIVGVGGIFSADDAYAKIRAGARLVEVYSSLIYEGPGLPARIHRGLGQLLERDGVGRIGEAVGADA; encoded by the coding sequence ATGTACCGCCAAGTGATCAAGCCCGCGCTGTTCTGCCTGGACGCCGAGGACGCCCACCACCTCACCGTGAACGCCCTGGCATTGGCTTCTCGCGTTCCCGGCTGGCCTGCCGTGGCCCGTCGCCTGAGCGCTCCTGCCGACCCCCGGCTGGTGCAGACGCTGTGGGGGCATACCTACACCTCACCGGTTGGTCTGGCGGCCGGCCTGGACAAGAATGGCGTGGCGGTGCCGGCTTTCAGCGCCCTGGGCTTCGGATTTGTCGAAGTTGGTACGGTGACCCCACAGCCTCAGGCTGGTAACGAACGGCCGCGGCTGTTCCGCCTGCCCCCCGACGGGGCCCTGATCAACCGCATGGGATTCAATAACGCGGGCGCCGAGGCGCTGCGTGCACGGCTGTCGCGTCTGGGGCGGCGAACGGTGCCAGTGTGGGTCAATATCGGCAAGAACAAGCTGACGCAGGACGCGAGCCAGGACTACGTGGCCTGCGTGAAGGCGCTGTATGACGTGGCTGACGCCTTTGTGGTGAACGTCAGCAGTCCCAACACGCCGGGCCTGCGTGCGCTGCAGGCCTCCGCGGAACTTGAAGTCCTGCTGCGCGCCGTGCTGAACGAGGCAGAAGCTCAGCGCCTGCGCACGGCCCGGCGGACACCTCCGGTGCTGGTCAAGCTGGCCCCGGATCTGCACCCGGCGGATTTCGAGGCCAGCGTAGGCGCAGCCATGAATGCCGGGGTCCAGGGGCTGATCGTCAGCAACACCACGCTGTCACGCGACGGCCTGACGCACACGCACCGTGAGCAGGCCGGCGGGCTCAGCGGGCGGCCCCTGACCCGGCGGGCGACAGCGCTCGTGCGGGATGCCTACCGTCTGACCCGGGGCGCAGTGCCCATCGTGGGCGTGGGCGGCATCTTCTCGGCGGACGACGCCTATGCCAAGATCCGGGCCGGCGCCCGTCTGGTCGAGGTCTACAGCAGCCTGATCTACGAGGGCCCTGGCCTGCCTGCCCGCATTCACCGTGGTCTGGGCCAGTTGCTGGAGCGTGATGGTGTGGGCCGTATCGGTGAGGCCGTCGGAGCCGACGCTTGA
- a CDS encoding dihydroorotase, whose translation MKELTIKNVRRVGSDALESVTVEGGVIRGWNLGELGEVIDGQGGTVAPALIELHAHLREPGQTEKEDLASGLAAAAAGGYGTVVSMPNTRPVVDDPAIVRALIEKANSLGFARLRPAAALTRGQKGEQLAELTALKEAGAAMFTDDGLTNENARTLRLGLEYAGSLGMVVSVHAEDATLRADGVMNEGPVSEALGLPGNPAAAEAARVARDVEIVAQTGARLHVQHLSTARALDIVREAKGRGLPVTCEVCPHHLTLTDEKLRSFDAIYKVAPPLRTQADADHLLQGLLDGSVDCIATDHAPHTRAEKERDLLEAPSGIAYIELAFPLMWTRFGEQLGLERLLDLMTGAAARVMGWPEPTLDEGAPADLVVLDLQGEREVNPASFKSKAKFTPWAGENLRGWPTLTVVNGKVAYQRQD comes from the coding sequence ATGAAGGAACTGACCATCAAGAACGTGCGCCGCGTCGGGTCTGACGCCCTGGAATCGGTGACTGTCGAGGGCGGCGTCATCAGGGGCTGGAACCTGGGCGAGCTGGGTGAGGTCATTGACGGCCAAGGCGGCACGGTGGCCCCGGCCCTGATCGAACTGCACGCCCACCTGCGGGAACCCGGTCAGACCGAAAAAGAAGATCTCGCCTCCGGGCTGGCAGCGGCGGCGGCGGGGGGCTACGGCACGGTCGTCTCGATGCCCAACACCCGTCCGGTGGTGGACGATCCGGCCATCGTGCGCGCGCTGATCGAGAAGGCCAATAGCCTGGGCTTCGCGCGTCTTCGCCCGGCTGCGGCCCTGACACGCGGCCAGAAAGGCGAGCAGCTGGCGGAACTGACGGCCCTGAAAGAAGCGGGCGCGGCCATGTTCACCGATGACGGCCTAACCAACGAGAACGCCCGGACCCTGCGCCTGGGCCTGGAATATGCCGGCAGCCTGGGGATGGTCGTCAGCGTGCACGCCGAGGACGCCACCCTCCGGGCCGACGGCGTGATGAACGAGGGCCCGGTGTCCGAAGCGCTGGGCCTGCCGGGCAACCCGGCCGCTGCCGAGGCCGCCCGAGTGGCGCGGGATGTGGAGATCGTGGCGCAGACCGGCGCCCGGCTGCACGTGCAGCACCTGTCCACCGCCCGCGCGCTGGACATCGTGCGCGAGGCCAAGGGGCGCGGCCTGCCAGTCACCTGCGAGGTCTGCCCACATCACCTGACGCTGACCGACGAGAAGCTGCGCTCGTTCGACGCCATCTACAAGGTCGCGCCGCCCCTGCGCACCCAGGCGGACGCCGACCATCTGTTGCAGGGGCTGCTGGACGGCAGCGTGGACTGTATTGCCACTGACCACGCGCCGCACACCCGCGCGGAGAAGGAACGCGACCTGCTGGAAGCGCCCAGCGGCATCGCGTACATCGAACTGGCCTTCCCGCTGATGTGGACCCGCTTCGGTGAGCAGCTGGGTCTGGAGCGACTGCTGGACCTGATGACCGGAGCAGCCGCGCGCGTGATGGGCTGGCCGGAGCCGACCCTGGATGAAGGCGCTCCGGCGGATCTGGTCGTGCTGGACCTGCAGGGGGAACGCGAAGTGAATCCCGCCAGCTTCAAGAGCAAGGCGAAGTTCACCCCCTGGGCAGGAGAGAACCTCCGAGGCTGGCCGACCCTGACGGTCGTGAACGGAAAAGTGGCCTACCAGCGTCAGGACTGA
- a CDS encoding aspartate carbamoyltransferase catalytic subunit: MTSATSTPGPRPRHLLDFHDWTPERLTALLDNADTMSQVLDRPVKKVPALQGLTVCTVFFENSTRTRTSFELAARRMSADVMTFAAGSSSVSKGESLRDTMEVLTAYKVDAYIVRHHAAGAAHLVARYSGKPVINAGDGRRAHPTQALLDAYTIRQEYGSLEGKRVAIIGDIRHSRVARSNAELLPKLGAEVVLCGPATLLPRDLAALPGVTVTSDPREAVCGAHAVMALRLQQERMNGGFLASLQEYADTYQVNEALLQHAESGAIVLHPGPMNRDLEISSDAADGGRSRILKQVENGQAVRMSVLYHLLVGRE; this comes from the coding sequence GTGACCTCGGCCACCTCCACCCCAGGGCCGCGCCCCCGCCACCTGCTGGACTTTCATGACTGGACCCCCGAGCGCCTGACCGCGCTGCTGGACAACGCCGACACCATGAGTCAGGTGCTCGACCGACCGGTGAAAAAGGTCCCGGCGCTGCAGGGCCTGACCGTATGCACCGTTTTTTTCGAGAACAGCACCCGTACCCGCACCTCCTTTGAACTGGCCGCGCGGCGCATGAGCGCTGACGTCATGACCTTCGCGGCGGGCAGCAGCAGCGTCAGCAAGGGCGAGTCCCTGCGCGACACCATGGAGGTGCTGACTGCCTACAAGGTAGACGCCTATATCGTTCGTCACCACGCCGCCGGGGCCGCACATCTGGTCGCCCGGTACAGCGGCAAGCCCGTGATCAACGCGGGGGACGGTCGCCGCGCCCATCCGACCCAGGCGCTGCTCGACGCCTACACCATCCGCCAGGAGTACGGCAGTCTGGAGGGCAAGCGCGTGGCCATCATCGGCGATATCCGCCACAGCCGCGTGGCCCGCAGCAACGCCGAACTGCTGCCCAAGCTGGGCGCCGAGGTCGTGCTGTGCGGCCCGGCGACCCTGCTGCCGCGTGATCTGGCCGCACTGCCTGGAGTCACCGTCACCAGCGACCCGCGTGAAGCGGTGTGCGGGGCCCACGCCGTTATGGCGCTGCGCCTGCAGCAGGAGCGCATGAACGGCGGCTTCCTGGCCAGCCTTCAGGAGTACGCCGACACCTATCAGGTGAACGAGGCACTGCTGCAACACGCCGAAAGCGGCGCCATCGTGCTGCATCCCGGCCCGATGAACCGCGATCTGGAAATCAGCAGCGACGCGGCCGACGGCGGAAGAAGCCGGATCCTGAAACAGGTCGAGAACGGCCAGGCCGTGCGGATGAGTGTGCTGTACCACCTGCTGGTGGGCCGGGAGTAA
- the pyrR gene encoding bifunctional pyr operon transcriptional regulator/uracil phosphoribosyltransferase PyrR, with product MNAPKATILTADEVRRAMTRIAHEIIERNKGAENLALIGIHTRGIPLAERLAAKLSELEGVTIPTGMLDITLYRDDLSEVAHQPIIRETQVPFDLGQRRVVLVDDVLYTGRTVRAALDALIDLGRPAGIQLAVLVDRGHRELPIRADYVGKNLPTAASEVVKVKLHETDGVDSVELWDLEDLK from the coding sequence TTGAACGCTCCAAAAGCCACCATCCTGACGGCCGATGAGGTCCGGCGGGCCATGACCCGCATTGCGCACGAGATTATCGAGCGCAACAAGGGCGCCGAGAATCTCGCCCTGATTGGCATCCACACCCGTGGCATTCCGCTGGCCGAGCGCCTGGCCGCCAAACTGAGTGAACTGGAAGGCGTCACGATTCCCACCGGCATGCTGGACATCACCCTGTACCGCGATGACCTCTCGGAGGTGGCGCATCAGCCGATCATCCGCGAGACCCAGGTGCCCTTCGACCTGGGGCAGCGCCGCGTGGTGCTGGTGGACGACGTGCTATACACCGGCCGCACCGTGCGCGCCGCGCTGGACGCTCTGATTGACCTGGGACGCCCAGCTGGCATTCAGCTGGCGGTGCTGGTGGACCGTGGGCACCGCGAGCTGCCCATCCGAGCCGACTACGTGGGCAAGAATCTGCCTACCGCCGCCAGCGAGGTCGTGAAGGTCAAGCTGCATGAAACGGACGGCGTGGACAGCGTGGAGCTGTGGGACCTGGAGGACCTCAAGTGA
- a CDS encoding Hsp20/alpha crystallin family protein: protein MMRFDPFREIEELTQRMDRAFGNSGGQGARLAPPVDVHEDAQGLELTLDLPGVSPESIQIEAENQTLSVQAERRYSRTDGRTAHRVERPYGTMSRTFSVPAKYDLTKVEADFDHGTLTIRVPRSEAAQKRSVSVRTAGQLTSPRTVESGDADRAAGSEVAQAG, encoded by the coding sequence ATGATGCGATTTGATCCCTTCCGTGAAATTGAAGAACTGACTCAGCGTATGGACCGTGCCTTCGGCAACTCTGGCGGCCAGGGTGCCCGTCTGGCCCCACCCGTCGACGTGCACGAAGATGCTCAGGGCCTGGAACTGACCCTTGACCTGCCTGGCGTGTCGCCCGAAAGCATTCAGATCGAGGCGGAGAACCAGACGCTCAGCGTTCAGGCCGAGCGCCGTTACTCCCGCACCGACGGCCGCACCGCCCACCGCGTCGAGCGTCCCTACGGCACCATGAGCCGCACGTTCAGCGTGCCGGCCAAGTACGATCTGACCAAGGTCGAGGCCGACTTCGACCATGGCACCCTGACCATCCGCGTTCCCCGCAGTGAAGCGGCTCAGAAGCGCTCGGTCAGCGTGCGGACCGCCGGTCAGCTGACCTCGCCTAGGACCGTGGAGTCTGGTGATGCGGACAGGGCGGCGGGCAGTGAAGTGGCGCAGGCTGGTTGA
- a CDS encoding response regulator: protein MHHFLLIDDNLADQLLAEEAFQQLCPDCTLTCVTDGKTALDLLRRKEVQPDVILLDVNMPGMSGFEVLAALKADPELALLPVVMLSTSGAKSDVRAAYTLHASSYLVKAQEFEQFVQQIDTFLAFWQKNQVARE, encoded by the coding sequence TTGCACCATTTTCTGCTGATTGACGACAATCTGGCAGACCAGCTGCTGGCCGAGGAGGCATTTCAGCAGCTGTGTCCGGACTGCACTCTGACGTGCGTCACGGACGGGAAAACCGCGCTGGACCTGCTGAGACGAAAAGAGGTTCAGCCAGACGTCATTTTGCTGGATGTAAACATGCCGGGAATGAGTGGGTTCGAGGTGCTGGCCGCACTCAAGGCAGATCCCGAGCTGGCCCTGCTGCCGGTCGTGATGCTTTCGACCTCGGGTGCCAAGTCGGACGTCCGGGCAGCGTATACCCTGCACGCCAGCTCCTATCTGGTTAAAGCGCAGGAGTTCGAGCAGTTTGTTCAGCAGATCGATACCTTCCTGGCGTTCTGGCAGAAAAATCAGGTTGCCCGCGAGTAA
- a CDS encoding diguanylate cyclase: MRLSTLILRTFSVLWLFTLLGGVGVYVSIEQNNRLVSEIQQEQEEITQITALLNSVLDLETGLRGYLLTGESAFLMPHLAARTRLPRELSELERQLMTDHVDPEHAAEHLQVVQKVERQVEQWLDEAARPQLAAYQKDPALAVALVKTQRGKVVVDAIRRELLGLSEHLTREVQQKETLNQANLRRLQLFAPLGVLFALLVSIFFSARLASGVAQVFDRLRTSTRELASGNLTTRAPLSDLHEPRLLAEDFNQMAGALERAQNEVADRNMILERRHREVSQLAELSDALQSCQDKEEGYRVLSQALPHLFSGWSGTFLTLKSSKNLLETRAVWGDVALDTVGTVRDPDSCLALRRGHAYEPTELSPTCAHHDGQAGMYLCIPLLAQNEALGVLQLFGGPEAASVPEHVRSFALTVAQQISLAIGNLRLRETLRQQSIRDPMTGLFNRRYLEETLERELHRATRAQQSVSILAADIDHFKRFNDTFGHEAGDAVLMAVAKTMQEFFRAEDMICRYGGEEFIIVLLNASHEDTLARAHAFREKIAELTVNYERQALGQVTVSLGVATYPEHGTDAGVLINQADQALYLAKQQGRNRVESVTALRPLR; encoded by the coding sequence ATGCGTCTGTCTACCCTTATCCTGCGCACTTTCAGCGTCCTCTGGCTTTTTACGTTGCTGGGGGGGGTAGGGGTGTATGTCAGCATTGAACAGAACAACCGTCTGGTCAGCGAAATCCAGCAGGAGCAGGAGGAAATTACCCAGATCACCGCGCTGCTGAACAGTGTGCTTGATCTGGAAACGGGACTGCGCGGCTATCTGCTGACCGGCGAATCGGCGTTTCTTATGCCTCACCTGGCGGCCAGGACCCGGCTGCCACGTGAACTGTCGGAACTGGAACGTCAGCTGATGACCGACCACGTCGATCCTGAACATGCTGCCGAGCATCTTCAGGTGGTTCAGAAAGTGGAGCGGCAGGTTGAGCAGTGGCTCGACGAGGCGGCACGCCCGCAGCTTGCTGCGTACCAGAAAGATCCTGCACTGGCGGTCGCTCTGGTCAAGACCCAGAGGGGCAAGGTGGTGGTCGATGCCATCCGCAGGGAGCTTCTTGGCCTGAGCGAACATCTGACGCGGGAGGTGCAGCAAAAGGAGACCCTCAATCAGGCGAATCTGAGGCGCCTGCAGCTGTTTGCCCCTCTGGGGGTCCTGTTCGCGCTGCTGGTGAGCATCTTCTTCAGTGCCCGGCTGGCTTCGGGGGTCGCGCAGGTGTTTGACCGCCTGCGCACCTCGACCCGCGAACTGGCCTCCGGAAACCTGACCACCCGCGCCCCGCTGAGCGACCTGCACGAGCCGCGCCTGCTGGCCGAGGATTTCAACCAGATGGCAGGGGCCCTGGAACGCGCACAGAACGAGGTCGCCGACCGCAACATGATTCTGGAACGGCGGCACCGCGAAGTCAGTCAGCTCGCTGAACTCAGTGACGCCCTGCAATCGTGCCAGGACAAGGAAGAAGGGTACCGCGTGCTGAGTCAGGCGTTGCCGCACCTCTTCAGTGGCTGGAGCGGCACGTTCCTGACCCTGAAGTCGTCAAAGAACCTGCTGGAAACCCGCGCGGTGTGGGGAGACGTTGCGCTCGACACCGTGGGTACGGTTCGTGACCCGGATTCGTGTCTGGCCCTGCGGCGCGGCCATGCCTATGAGCCCACCGAACTCAGTCCCACCTGTGCCCATCACGACGGCCAGGCGGGCATGTACCTGTGTATTCCTCTCCTGGCGCAGAACGAGGCTCTGGGGGTTCTTCAGCTTTTCGGCGGGCCGGAAGCCGCGTCGGTGCCCGAGCACGTCCGGTCCTTTGCCCTGACCGTCGCCCAGCAGATCTCGCTGGCCATCGGCAATCTGCGCCTGCGGGAGACCCTGCGCCAGCAGAGCATCCGCGATCCCATGACGGGGCTGTTCAACCGCCGGTATCTGGAAGAGACCCTGGAGCGCGAACTTCACCGCGCGACGCGGGCCCAGCAGTCCGTGAGCATTCTGGCGGCGGATATCGACCACTTCAAGAGATTCAACGACACCTTCGGCCATGAGGCGGGCGACGCGGTGCTCATGGCGGTGGCCAAAACCATGCAGGAGTTTTTCCGGGCCGAGGACATGATCTGCCGGTACGGCGGCGAGGAGTTCATCATCGTGCTGCTCAATGCCTCGCACGAGGATACCCTGGCCCGGGCACATGCCTTCCGGGAGAAAATTGCCGAGCTGACGGTGAACTACGAGCGTCAGGCGCTTGGACAGGTCACGGTCAGTCTCGGGGTGGCGACCTATCCCGAGCACGGCACCGACGCCGGAGTGCTGATCAATCAGGCCGATCAGGCGCTATATCTGGCCAAACAGCAAGGCCGCAACCGCGTCGAGAGCGTGACGGCCCTCCGGCCTCTCCGCTAG
- a CDS encoding putative bifunctional diguanylate cyclase/phosphodiesterase, with protein sequence MSRIVAWRPPAGLGSLLPSRFDRQLVALLLGFAVAHLAFILLPHRSELVREWAGNLFFLPPFVISAVLALRAAARHPAQRASWIWFGGGQLGWAAGQIIYTHLDLVQLSSPYPSMADAFFLALIPCFIIGLLLLSRSPVPRQQRPILALDTLIIVSALAGAYWEVAIGRSIVGHQGSALAMAVGVAYPAADLLLIALLTVFCVWRPREFAGPDTLALTAGLLSLLVADAGYQIKTAAGTYQVGFSLDLFWTAATTLFGLAAALAGVTLTHRRVRWEQLTQGWLRAAAFGQLALPYLAIAMALSLAALHYLFPDHEADGVILMAFVVVVLSSVRQFLTQQEARRLQRDLDLQAKHDPLTGLVNRSFLLHLLEQAILRADTRCGVAVLFIDLDRFKSVNDIHGHAAGDDLLREVARRLQGEVGPRDTVARQGGDEFVVMATGIDHTSAVSDMGYRVLQALSRPFAVGNETVSVSASIGVTLCPADSSTASEALRNADIAMYEAKRRGRNGMQFYNQQIEQQTAEIHRIEVQLRGAVERGELSVHFQPLVSLASRQVRSAEALLRWTSPVLGIVSPATFIPVAEQRGLIHAVGSWVLDTAVDQVRQWRAAGQPDLGVSVNVSPLQFERDDFVAQVQATLQRHSLAGSALTLELTEGSLLSDFAASNIKLRELRALGIQVAVDDFGTGYSSLAYLRTLQVDIVKIDRSFIWAMQDDGLTFVEAIVRIAHHLKLRIVAEGIETPEQCCSLQTLSCDLGQGYLFSKPLPSAEFLAFVQETNRATQPDAAHALPHGAPGPEEQAN encoded by the coding sequence ATGAGCCGAATCGTCGCGTGGCGCCCGCCTGCCGGCCTGGGTTCGCTGTTGCCGTCACGCTTCGACCGGCAGCTGGTCGCGCTGCTGCTTGGCTTCGCAGTGGCCCACCTGGCTTTTATTCTGCTTCCTCACCGCTCTGAACTGGTACGGGAATGGGCTGGGAATCTTTTTTTCCTGCCGCCTTTTGTCATCAGTGCGGTGCTGGCCCTGCGCGCTGCGGCCCGGCACCCGGCGCAGCGGGCGTCCTGGATATGGTTCGGCGGCGGGCAGCTGGGCTGGGCCGCCGGGCAGATCATCTACACACATCTGGACCTTGTTCAGCTCTCCTCGCCATACCCGTCGATGGCCGACGCTTTCTTCCTGGCCCTGATTCCGTGCTTCATCATCGGGCTGCTGCTGCTCAGCCGTTCGCCTGTGCCGCGTCAGCAAAGGCCGATTCTAGCCCTTGATACCCTGATTATCGTTTCCGCCCTGGCGGGCGCCTACTGGGAGGTGGCGATTGGCCGCAGCATCGTCGGCCATCAGGGCAGTGCCCTGGCGATGGCTGTCGGTGTGGCCTACCCGGCGGCAGATCTGCTCCTGATCGCGCTGTTGACCGTCTTCTGCGTGTGGCGCCCCCGCGAATTCGCGGGGCCCGATACCCTTGCGCTGACTGCCGGACTGCTGAGCCTGCTAGTCGCTGACGCCGGCTACCAGATCAAGACCGCCGCAGGAACCTATCAGGTCGGCTTTAGCCTGGACCTGTTCTGGACAGCTGCCACGACCCTGTTTGGACTGGCCGCTGCGTTGGCTGGAGTGACCCTGACCCACCGGCGCGTCCGCTGGGAACAATTGACCCAGGGGTGGTTGCGCGCGGCGGCTTTCGGCCAGTTGGCCCTCCCCTACCTGGCCATAGCGATGGCCCTGAGCCTCGCCGCGCTGCATTACCTGTTTCCCGACCACGAGGCTGACGGCGTCATCCTGATGGCCTTTGTGGTGGTGGTGCTCTCCTCTGTCCGGCAGTTCCTGACCCAGCAGGAAGCCCGGCGGCTGCAACGCGACCTTGACCTGCAGGCCAAACACGATCCGCTGACTGGTCTGGTGAACCGGTCGTTCCTGCTGCACCTGCTGGAACAGGCCATTCTCCGCGCAGACACCCGTTGTGGGGTGGCGGTGCTGTTCATTGATCTGGACCGCTTCAAATCGGTCAACGATATTCATGGCCACGCCGCTGGCGACGATCTGCTGCGTGAGGTGGCGCGGCGACTTCAGGGTGAGGTCGGTCCCCGGGACACCGTGGCGCGGCAGGGCGGGGACGAGTTTGTCGTGATGGCCACCGGCATTGACCACACCTCGGCGGTCAGTGACATGGGGTACCGGGTACTTCAGGCTTTGAGCCGCCCATTCGCGGTCGGGAACGAAACGGTGTCTGTCTCGGCCAGCATCGGGGTCACCCTGTGCCCGGCAGACAGCTCCACAGCCAGCGAGGCCCTCAGAAACGCGGACATCGCCATGTACGAGGCAAAACGGCGGGGCCGCAACGGGATGCAGTTCTATAACCAGCAGATCGAACAGCAGACCGCCGAGATTCACCGCATAGAAGTTCAGCTCAGGGGCGCCGTCGAGCGCGGTGAGCTGAGCGTGCATTTCCAGCCCCTGGTTTCGCTGGCATCCCGGCAGGTCCGGTCCGCCGAGGCGCTGCTCCGGTGGACTTCGCCGGTGCTGGGTATCGTCTCTCCGGCGACCTTCATTCCTGTTGCCGAGCAGCGGGGCCTGATTCACGCCGTCGGGAGCTGGGTGCTGGATACGGCAGTGGATCAGGTCCGTCAGTGGCGGGCCGCCGGGCAACCGGACCTGGGTGTTTCCGTCAACGTCTCACCGTTGCAATTCGAGCGCGACGACTTTGTTGCGCAGGTACAGGCGACGTTGCAGCGCCACAGTCTGGCGGGCAGCGCCCTGACCCTTGAACTCACGGAAGGCTCGCTGCTCTCGGATTTCGCGGCGTCGAACATCAAGCTCAGAGAGCTGCGGGCGCTGGGCATCCAGGTGGCAGTGGACGACTTCGGAACCGGGTACTCGAGCCTGGCCTATCTGCGCACCCTGCAGGTCGATATCGTCAAAATCGACCGGTCGTTTATCTGGGCCATGCAGGACGACGGCCTGACCTTCGTCGAGGCCATCGTGCGCATCGCCCATCATCTGAAGCTGCGGATCGTGGCCGAGGGCATCGAGACGCCGGAGCAGTGCTGCAGCCTTCAGACGCTGTCGTGTGATCTGGGACAGGGCTACCTGTTTTCAAAACCCCTGCCATCCGCTGAATTTCTGGCCTTCGTGCAGGAAACCAACCGCGCCACACAGCCAGACGCTGCTCACGCACTGCCGCACGGTGCACCCGGGCCGGAAGAGCAGGCAAACTGA
- a CDS encoding peptidylprolyl isomerase, translated as MKKMVTFPMLALGLSLAACTPRLTAAPVTRAPVTATPSTAAPAKTAPATTSPATASSATTSTSTATTSTATSAPAAQTGFQALAPLSETRRTSFARAEQVIDPAKRYRAVLNTSRGAVTVELNAKAAPVAVNNFVFLALNRFYDGTRFHRVIEGFMAQGGDPLSTDPARREAWGTGGPGYSFMAEHRNGLRFDRPGVLGMARGGSLDSQGSQFFITLAPADFLSGEYTVFGQVVAGQEVVNRLTRNYTSSQPIAGAGADVLSSVQILVGP; from the coding sequence ATGAAGAAAATGGTCACCTTTCCGATGCTGGCCCTGGGCCTGAGCCTCGCTGCCTGCACGCCCCGCCTGACTGCCGCACCAGTCACAAGAGCACCCGTCACAGCAACTCCCTCGACCGCAGCACCTGCCAAGACGGCGCCAGCAACAACTTCCCCTGCAACGGCTTCCTCCGCTACCACTTCGACGTCTACTGCCACGACCTCCACGGCGACTTCGGCGCCGGCAGCGCAGACTGGCTTTCAGGCGCTCGCTCCGCTCAGCGAAACCCGGCGCACTTCGTTTGCGCGCGCCGAGCAGGTGATTGACCCGGCCAAGCGCTACCGTGCGGTTCTGAACACCAGCCGCGGCGCCGTGACGGTCGAACTGAATGCCAAGGCCGCCCCGGTGGCCGTCAACAACTTCGTGTTTCTGGCGCTGAACCGCTTTTACGACGGCACGCGTTTTCACCGGGTCATCGAGGGCTTCATGGCGCAGGGCGGCGACCCCCTGAGCACCGACCCGGCCCGGCGCGAGGCCTGGGGAACCGGTGGGCCCGGGTACAGCTTCATGGCCGAGCACCGCAACGGGCTGCGCTTTGACCGCCCGGGCGTACTGGGGATGGCGCGTGGCGGCAGCCTGGACTCACAGGGCAGCCAGTTTTTCATCACGCTGGCGCCAGCCGACTTCCTGAGTGGCGAGTACACCGTGTTCGGACAGGTGGTGGCCGGGCAGGAGGTCGTGAACCGCCTGACACGCAACTACACCTCAAGCCAGCCGATTGCTGGGGCCGGCGCGGACGTGCTGAGCAGCGTGCAGATTCTCGTTGGTCCCTGA
- a CDS encoding Lrp/AsnC family transcriptional regulator: MSQFHLDAIDRQILGILQRDARIANTELADEIGLTPAPTLRRVRRLEEEGIIQSYVALLDQKKVGRELMVMVRVTLDKQTKQGFEEFARKMQQRPEVLECFLCLGDIDYLLKVCVPDLDAYQHFLVNTLAAIPGVRNTASTIVVKQEKYTTSLALD; encoded by the coding sequence ATGTCTCAATTCCATCTGGACGCCATTGACCGGCAGATTCTGGGGATCCTGCAGCGCGACGCCCGCATCGCCAACACTGAGCTGGCCGACGAGATCGGTCTGACACCGGCTCCCACCCTGAGGCGGGTGCGCCGGCTGGAGGAAGAAGGCATCATCCAGAGCTACGTGGCCCTGCTGGACCAGAAGAAGGTGGGCCGTGAGCTGATGGTCATGGTGCGCGTCACGCTGGATAAACAGACCAAGCAGGGCTTCGAGGAGTTTGCCCGAAAGATGCAGCAGCGTCCCGAGGTCCTGGAATGCTTTCTGTGCCTGGGCGATATCGACTATCTGCTCAAGGTGTGCGTGCCCGACCTGGACGCCTACCAGCACTTTCTGGTCAACACGCTGGCGGCCATCCCCGGGGTGCGCAACACCGCCAGCACCATCGTGGTCAAGCAGGAGAAGTACACCACCAGCCTGGCACTGGACTGA